Proteins found in one Nostoc sp. NIES-3756 genomic segment:
- a CDS encoding YdcF family protein, translating to MWFGYKEAKDNHTPPQAVIVLGGSTKNLEREKFTASFARKHPNLPIWISGGSPPKSTRLVFTKAGIDSKRLHLDYEAVDTVTNFTTLVDELQSRGIKSVYLITSDFHMRRATVIGEIVLGSRGITFKPISVPSKQSPEPIEKSFRDGVRALLWVATGYTGADEKYRR from the coding sequence ATGTGGTTTGGATACAAAGAAGCTAAAGATAACCACACGCCACCCCAAGCAGTTATAGTTTTAGGCGGCTCCACTAAAAACTTAGAAAGGGAAAAATTTACTGCTAGTTTTGCTCGTAAGCATCCAAATTTACCAATTTGGATTTCTGGAGGCAGCCCACCTAAATCTACTAGACTTGTGTTTACCAAGGCTGGCATTGATTCTAAACGCTTACATTTAGACTACGAAGCGGTAGATACTGTAACTAATTTTACTACATTAGTGGATGAGTTACAATCTCGTGGGATTAAAAGTGTTTATTTAATTACCTCAGATTTCCATATGCGCCGCGCCACTGTAATTGGTGAGATAGTTTTAGGTAGTCGAGGAATTACCTTTAAACCCATCTCAGTACCTTCAAAGCAGTCGCCCGAACCGATTGAAAAGTCTTTTCGTGATGGAGTGAGGGCTTTGCTTTGGGTAGCTACTGGTTATACAGGCGCGGATGAAAAGTATAGGCGTTAG